From Arcobacter arenosus:
ATTTTATTTGTGCATTTGCCATTGTGGTTTTTTTATCAAAATATTCAGGAGTTAACATCTTTTTTTCATAGGCAGTTTTTAAATTCATTAAAAGAAATGAAAGATGTGTTAATGGTTGTCTCCATTGGTGTGCAATATTACCTATCATCTCACCCATTGATGCAAGTTTACTTTGGTATGTTAAGTTTTGTAGTTGTTTTTGCGAAGCTATTAGTTTTCTATAAAATAGCGTAAAAAGAGAGAGGAAGAGGGCAACCAAAACAAAAAGAATATTTAATGATAAATATACACTATTTTGTGCAAATTCTCTTTGTTTTAATAAAGATTCTTTCGCATCTCTTAATAATATATCAATATTACTATTTATTGCAATATTTTGATACTTCAACTGAAAATTTATACTCTCTTGTAAGGCTTTTACTTTTTGGATAAAATTTTTAATAAAAATATTATCTATATCAAACTCTAAATCATAATATTTGATAATATCTTTATCATAAACCCCATTATTCTCTAAACTTTCAAGAATATCAATTCTAATATTATTAAGTTTATCATTTAGCTCTTGATCTAATTGTTCTAATTCTTTATACGACCTATCTACAATAATTGATATTATTCTTTTATTTGCTGCTTTTCTGGCTTTAAATCTTTCTAGCCAGATAACTTTTTCATTAAATTGAATTAATAATTCATCTAAAATTTTTATATATTGATTTTTGAACTTTGTAGAAACTGCATCGGTCTTTAATTTTTCCAATGAGTTTAAACTATAATTTATATCTTCATTTAAAATATCAAAATTGTTAATTTCGCTATTTCCTTTGATATAGTTGTTTAGTTTATTGTTCAAAGCAGTAATGATATTTATTTGGTCATTATGATTAAAGAAAATTTGAGTGTTTTTTTTATGAACTATAATTATATAAATCATAAATAAAAAAACTACTAGTAAGGTTACTAAAACTATATAAATATTGTTTTTTATTAGATATTGTTTCATTGAATAATAGTGACTTTACCATTTAAAGATTTTAAAAACTCTTCAATTAAAAAAATCTCTTCATCTGTTAAAT
This genomic window contains:
- a CDS encoding sensor histidine kinase is translated as MIYIIIVHKKNTQIFFNHNDQINIITALNNKLNNYIKGNSEINNFDILNEDINYSLNSLEKLKTDAVSTKFKNQYIKILDELLIQFNEKVIWLERFKARKAANKRIISIIVDRSYKELEQLDQELNDKLNNIRIDILESLENNGVYDKDIIKYYDLEFDIDNIFIKNFIQKVKALQESINFQLKYQNIAINSNIDILLRDAKESLLKQREFAQNSVYLSLNILFVLVALFLSLFTLFYRKLIASQKQLQNLTYQSKLASMGEMIGNIAHQWRQPLTHLSFLLMNLKTAYEKKMLTPEYFDKKTTMANAQIKYLSNTIDDFRDFFRNTNNKEIFNLSSSVNEVINLLKDSFTHHEIEIETNLNKTIEIKAYRGEFLQVIFNILNNAKDEFLKRKTKNPKIIIKTQVSKNEIKIEIGDNAGGIKNELLQKIFEPYFTTKDKGLGIGLYMSKIIIEKSDGKLEATNTKSGALFIIKFKK